The proteins below are encoded in one region of Knoellia sp. S7-12:
- a CDS encoding MFS transporter produces the protein MTQTAAPTLWRHPDFLRFWASRVVTIVGSSVTSVALPVLVYHLTGSAAQTSAMFAVSTVSMVVFGLGGGVIGDRFDRRRIMVAADLVSAAAIASLVFAHLGDRLTLPHLYAAAFASASAAVVFDGSSVGAMPLLVGRARLPEANARVWGSQALLDVLVPALVGLALAIWSPATLLIVDVLSFLGSALLVRGIRSALSHPRDGAPTTKAGLRTDLVEGMTYLRRHQTLWPLMLVAVFGAGSSAAILGLIVPWADRVLRVGTSGWRFGLIFGGFSAGAFVASLIMPRVSRRFGAIRMTQVLLPVAALLVLVLSRIESYWPALAVYVMASTVHILQFSAIVTYRMQIIPEHLLSRVGTMSRVVSWGGGATLGVLIAGQVATRWGVPAAITGAGVTLTIASALAWVPALRRAAPTARYAESE, from the coding sequence GTGACCCAGACCGCGGCGCCAACACTGTGGAGGCATCCCGACTTCCTCCGCTTCTGGGCCTCGCGTGTCGTGACGATCGTCGGCTCGTCGGTCACGTCAGTGGCGCTGCCGGTGCTCGTCTATCACCTCACTGGATCCGCGGCGCAGACCTCCGCCATGTTTGCCGTGAGCACGGTCTCGATGGTGGTCTTCGGCCTCGGGGGTGGGGTGATCGGTGACCGCTTCGACCGCCGTCGCATCATGGTCGCCGCCGATCTCGTCAGCGCCGCAGCCATCGCGTCACTGGTCTTCGCACACCTTGGGGATCGGCTCACCCTCCCTCATCTGTATGCCGCTGCGTTCGCATCTGCGTCGGCGGCCGTGGTCTTCGACGGATCGAGCGTCGGGGCCATGCCTCTCCTCGTCGGCCGAGCGCGCCTGCCCGAGGCGAACGCTCGTGTCTGGGGGAGTCAGGCGCTCCTCGACGTGCTCGTGCCTGCCCTCGTCGGGCTAGCGCTCGCGATCTGGTCGCCGGCGACGCTCCTCATCGTCGATGTCCTGAGCTTCCTCGGCAGTGCGTTGCTCGTGCGGGGAATCCGCTCTGCGTTGTCCCACCCACGTGACGGCGCACCCACGACCAAGGCGGGTCTGCGCACCGACCTTGTCGAAGGCATGACCTATCTGCGGCGCCACCAGACGCTGTGGCCGCTCATGCTCGTGGCAGTCTTCGGTGCCGGGTCCAGTGCGGCCATTCTCGGGCTCATCGTTCCGTGGGCCGACCGGGTCCTTCGAGTGGGGACGAGCGGGTGGCGATTCGGCCTGATCTTCGGCGGTTTCTCTGCCGGCGCCTTCGTGGCCTCGTTGATCATGCCGAGGGTGAGCCGACGGTTCGGGGCGATCCGGATGACCCAGGTGCTGCTGCCCGTCGCCGCGCTCCTGGTCCTCGTTCTCAGCCGCATCGAGTCCTACTGGCCGGCGCTCGCGGTCTATGTCATGGCCTCGACCGTGCACATCCTGCAGTTCTCGGCGATCGTCACCTATCGGATGCAGATCATCCCCGAGCACCTGCTCTCGCGCGTCGGGACCATGAGTCGCGTGGTCTCCTGGGGTGGTGGCGCCACCTTGGGTGTCCTCATCGCCGGGCAGGTGGCGACTCGCTGGGGAGTGCCTGCGGCCATCACCGGTGCAGGCGTCACCCTCACCATTGCCAGCGCCCTCGCGTGGGTTCCCGCTCTGCGCCGCGCGGCACCCACGGCGAGGTACGCGGAATCCGAGTGA
- a CDS encoding MGMT family protein, which translates to MASELTIERVLTLVELVPRGRVVSYGDLGKIVGIGPRQVGSFMRHHSDGLTWWRITNASGDLPAPLLAQARPHWTDEGILVKRNGLGCRIADYRADLEALEAAYRKRIAATLATMGTAIPHTSNPASRALAAAAITTLEELSEWRRADVAELHGMGPKALLVLDEALTDTDLEWKL; encoded by the coding sequence ATGGCGAGCGAGCTGACGATCGAGCGGGTGCTGACCCTCGTCGAGTTGGTGCCGCGGGGGCGGGTCGTGAGCTACGGCGACCTCGGCAAGATCGTGGGGATCGGGCCGCGACAGGTGGGCTCGTTCATGCGTCATCACAGTGATGGGTTGACGTGGTGGCGGATCACGAACGCTTCTGGCGACTTGCCTGCGCCGCTGCTCGCGCAGGCACGCCCGCATTGGACCGATGAGGGAATCCTCGTCAAGCGCAACGGTTTGGGGTGTCGGATCGCGGACTACCGCGCGGACCTCGAGGCGTTGGAGGCGGCATACCGGAAGCGCATCGCCGCTACCCTCGCAACGATGGGCACCGCAATCCCCCACACGAGCAATCCGGCATCCCGGGCGCTTGCCGCCGCGGCGATCACGACGCTCGAAGAGCTGAGTGAGTGGCGCCGGGCCGACGTGGCCGAACTGCATGGCATGGGACCCAAGGCGCTCCTGGTGCTCGACGAAGCCCTGACCGACACCGACCTGGAATGGAAACTGTGA
- a CDS encoding pyridoxamine 5'-phosphate oxidase family protein produces METVTELDTARPTTRQHRISTDEELSALLGEPTAAARDKVRTSLLEIDRQWLAASPFCVVATSAPDGSCDASPKGDPAGFVHVIDDRTIAIPERTGNRRADGYRNVLVNPHVGLMFVIPGRGDTLRINGRAHLVSDAPWFDEMVVKGHRPVLALVVEIDEIFGHCAKAFMRSQLWHLQTWQPGAVPSRANIAHVTERPLDSVVELEKYYGKTYSSSLY; encoded by the coding sequence ATGGAAACTGTGACCGAGCTCGACACCGCCCGCCCCACCACGCGGCAGCACCGCATCTCGACCGACGAGGAGCTCAGCGCGCTGCTCGGCGAACCCACCGCTGCCGCACGCGACAAGGTGCGGACCTCGCTCCTGGAGATCGACCGCCAGTGGCTGGCGGCGTCCCCGTTCTGCGTCGTGGCGACCTCAGCCCCCGACGGCTCGTGCGACGCCTCACCCAAGGGTGACCCCGCCGGGTTCGTCCACGTCATCGACGACCGCACCATTGCCATCCCCGAGCGCACGGGCAACCGTCGGGCTGATGGCTACCGCAACGTGCTCGTCAATCCGCACGTCGGGTTGATGTTCGTCATCCCCGGTCGCGGCGACACGCTGAGGATCAACGGGCGCGCGCATCTGGTGTCGGATGCGCCGTGGTTCGACGAGATGGTCGTCAAGGGGCACCGGCCGGTCCTCGCGCTCGTGGTCGAGATCGACGAGATCTTCGGGCACTGCGCCAAGGCGTTCATGCGCAGTCAGCTGTGGCACCTGCAGACGTGGCAGCCGGGGGCCGTCCCGTCACGGGCCAACATCGCGCACGTCACAGAGCGACCGCTCGACAGCGTCGTGGAGCTGGAAAAGTACTACGGCAAGACCTACTCGTCAAGCCTTTACTGA
- a CDS encoding MauE/DoxX family redox-associated membrane protein, giving the protein MVVIALTRSDTMARMPQTNPPLDKATIGLAAMFFGSGAIHLARPKVYEAIVPHALPRKREIVYASGVAEIICGLGLLHPRTRKVAGLASAVLLVAVLPANVQMSADHAKRAQRKGDTGSKAFFAGTVARLPLQWPLIRTALRAAGRL; this is encoded by the coding sequence GTGGTCGTCATCGCTCTCACCCGTTCTGACACGATGGCCCGTATGCCGCAGACGAACCCGCCGCTCGACAAGGCCACCATCGGACTCGCCGCCATGTTCTTCGGATCGGGTGCGATCCACCTGGCGCGGCCGAAGGTCTATGAGGCGATCGTCCCGCACGCGCTGCCGCGCAAGCGCGAGATCGTCTATGCGAGTGGCGTCGCCGAGATCATCTGTGGCCTGGGCCTGCTTCACCCGCGCACGCGCAAGGTGGCTGGTCTGGCCAGCGCAGTGCTCCTGGTCGCCGTGCTTCCAGCCAATGTCCAGATGAGCGCCGACCACGCGAAGCGGGCTCAGCGCAAGGGCGACACCGGCTCCAAGGCGTTCTTTGCGGGCACCGTGGCGCGGCTGCCCCTGCAGTGGCCACTCATCCGCACGGCTCTGCGCGCCGCCGGCCGCCTCTGA
- a CDS encoding antitoxin has product MARAIKFAALAGLAKQARDYARKNPDAVSSKISKAEDAVSRKVGPKYSGHVGKGGKALRSGLGISSTPPAPGVTPPPSDRIPPTT; this is encoded by the coding sequence ATGGCACGCGCCATCAAGTTCGCAGCCCTGGCCGGCCTGGCCAAGCAGGCCCGGGACTATGCCCGCAAGAACCCCGACGCGGTCTCGTCAAAGATCAGCAAGGCCGAGGACGCAGTGAGTCGCAAGGTCGGCCCCAAGTACTCCGGACACGTCGGCAAGGGCGGGAAGGCCCTCCGCTCTGGCCTGGGCATCTCCTCCACCCCACCCGCTCCTGGTGTGACGCCGCCCCCGAGCGACCGCATCCCCCCGACCACCTGA
- a CDS encoding GNAT family N-acetyltransferase, with the protein MLRTRTPVRSLTRSDVDDALELCSRNVAAHVFVAARILESVSGGTLSAAMGVREDGQLTSLCWASANVVPVETSAESRILYAERIRRWRGRVASLLGPRDEVADLWNAVEPHWGAPRAVRAHQPLLSTSTPPSALGIALDPRVRVARADEVELILPAAVHMFTAEIGYAPFTGNARGYRGSLAALVARGHTYVVVEDGEVIFKTDIGSLALGCAQLQGVWLAPRLRGQGLAGPMLASVMEQVMAGPAPMVSLYVNDFNRPALATYERLGFAPVGDFTTVLL; encoded by the coding sequence GTGCTTCGCACCCGCACCCCGGTGAGGTCGCTCACCAGATCCGACGTCGACGACGCCCTCGAGCTCTGCTCGCGCAATGTCGCGGCGCACGTCTTCGTGGCCGCACGCATCCTCGAGTCGGTCTCGGGCGGGACGCTGTCCGCGGCGATGGGCGTGCGCGAGGACGGCCAGCTCACGTCGCTGTGCTGGGCCAGCGCCAACGTCGTGCCGGTCGAAACCTCCGCCGAGTCACGAATCCTGTATGCCGAGCGCATCCGTCGCTGGCGCGGTCGTGTTGCGTCGTTGCTGGGTCCGCGTGACGAGGTCGCCGACTTGTGGAACGCGGTGGAGCCGCACTGGGGCGCACCCCGGGCCGTGCGTGCCCACCAACCGTTGCTGTCGACGTCCACACCACCGTCAGCCCTGGGGATCGCGCTGGATCCGCGGGTGCGGGTGGCCCGCGCAGATGAGGTCGAGCTGATCCTGCCGGCGGCGGTGCACATGTTCACCGCCGAGATCGGGTATGCGCCGTTCACCGGCAACGCGCGTGGCTATCGCGGCTCGCTCGCTGCCCTTGTCGCACGGGGGCACACCTATGTCGTGGTGGAGGACGGTGAGGTCATCTTCAAGACTGACATCGGGTCCTTGGCCCTGGGGTGTGCGCAGCTGCAAGGGGTCTGGTTGGCGCCTCGACTGCGCGGTCAGGGGCTCGCGGGGCCGATGCTTGCGTCGGTGATGGAGCAGGTCATGGCCGGGCCGGCGCCGATGGTGTCGCTCTATGTCAACGACTTCAACAGGCCGGCGCTCGCGACCTATGAGCGGTTGGGTTTCGCACCGGTCGGGGACTTCACCACCGTCCTCCTGTGA
- the ispG gene encoding flavodoxin-dependent (E)-4-hydroxy-3-methylbut-2-enyl-diphosphate synthase, translated as MTVGLGMPSLPAPVLAPRRKTRKIKVGKVEVGGDAPISVQSMTTTPTTDINGTLQQIAELTATGCDIVRVACPSQDDADALPAIARKSQIPVIADIHFQPKYVYAAIDAGCAAVRVNPGNIRKFDDQVKQIAAAAKDAGVSIRIGVNAGSLDPRLMEKYGKATAEALVESAVWEAGLFEEHDFHDFKISVKHNDPVVMVRAYEMLSERGDWPLHLGVTEAGPAFQGTIKSATAFGALLSKGIGDTIRVSLSAPPVEEVKVGNQILQSLNLKPRKLEIVSCPSCGRAQVDVYTLAEQVTAGLEGMTVPLRVAVMGCVVNGPGEAREADLGVASGNGKGQIFVKGEVIKTVPESQIVETLIEEAMRIAEEMGEPMDEASAGAPSVTVS; from the coding sequence ATGACTGTTGGTCTCGGTATGCCGTCCCTGCCCGCCCCCGTGCTGGCGCCGCGTCGCAAGACCCGCAAGATCAAGGTCGGCAAGGTCGAGGTCGGCGGCGACGCACCCATCTCGGTGCAGTCGATGACGACGACTCCGACGACTGACATCAACGGCACACTGCAGCAGATCGCCGAGCTCACCGCCACCGGTTGCGACATCGTGCGCGTCGCGTGCCCGAGCCAGGACGACGCGGACGCTCTGCCCGCCATCGCGCGCAAGTCGCAGATCCCCGTGATCGCCGACATCCACTTCCAGCCCAAGTACGTCTATGCCGCGATCGACGCCGGCTGCGCCGCGGTGCGCGTCAACCCGGGCAACATCCGCAAGTTCGACGACCAGGTCAAGCAGATCGCCGCAGCCGCCAAGGATGCCGGAGTCTCCATCCGCATCGGCGTCAACGCCGGCTCGCTCGACCCGCGCCTCATGGAGAAGTACGGCAAGGCCACCGCCGAGGCGCTCGTCGAGTCCGCAGTCTGGGAAGCCGGCCTCTTCGAGGAGCACGACTTCCACGACTTCAAGATCTCGGTCAAGCACAACGACCCGGTCGTCATGGTCAGGGCCTACGAGATGCTGTCCGAGCGCGGTGACTGGCCCCTGCACCTCGGGGTCACCGAGGCCGGGCCCGCCTTCCAAGGGACCATCAAGTCGGCGACGGCCTTCGGCGCGCTGCTGTCCAAGGGCATCGGCGACACGATCCGTGTCTCCCTCTCGGCCCCTCCTGTCGAGGAGGTCAAGGTCGGCAACCAGATCCTGCAGTCGCTCAACCTCAAGCCGCGCAAGCTCGAGATCGTGTCGTGCCCCTCGTGCGGCCGCGCCCAGGTCGACGTCTACACCCTGGCCGAGCAGGTCACCGCCGGACTCGAGGGCATGACCGTCCCGCTGCGCGTCGCCGTCATGGGCTGCGTCGTCAACGGTCCGGGTGAGGCCCGCGAGGCCGACCTCGGTGTCGCGTCCGGCAACGGCAAGGGCCAGATCTTTGTCAAGGGTGAGGTCATCAAGACCGTCCCCGAGAGCCAGATCGTCGAGACCCTCATCGAAGAGGCCATGCGCATTGCTGAGGAGATGGGCGAGCCCATGGACGAGGCCTCCGCAGGCGCGCCGAGCGTCACTGTCAGCTGA
- a CDS encoding site-2 protease family protein, whose amino-acid sequence MTVVAYIVGVLVLAFGVAASIALHEVGHLTPAKRFGVRVTQYMVGFGPTVWSRTRGETEYGIKAIPLGGYIRMIGMFPPRAGEDPTKVRVSSTGRFSQLADEARKASLQEMRPGDENRVFYKLPVHRKVIIMLGGPFMNFVIGTVLLTVLVTAHGILALQDGARVASVAQCVKTAEQAQTDPNCAGAPDTPANAAGILPDDEIRTINGVAVKTSADVGRLVRPRVDQPTSIVVLRDGVEQTLTVTPILNTLPAYDDAGQPIVDADGKQKVVETGYLGISSAGVLDYETQPITAVPGIIGENLWRTAGAIVKIPQKMVGVWNAAFSGQERDVESPMSVVGVGRVAGDVSAGKLDSFVGESWSDKAWFLVMLIASLNFMLFIFNLIPLLPLDGGHVAGALWEGVKKSWAKLRGNPDPGHVDVAKALPVAYAVSLGLLVMSALLIYADLVNPINLGG is encoded by the coding sequence ATGACCGTTGTTGCTTACATCGTGGGCGTGCTCGTCCTCGCCTTCGGCGTGGCTGCGTCCATCGCCCTGCACGAGGTGGGTCACCTCACGCCGGCGAAGCGCTTCGGGGTGCGTGTCACCCAGTACATGGTCGGTTTTGGCCCCACGGTGTGGTCTCGCACGCGCGGTGAGACCGAGTACGGCATCAAGGCGATCCCGCTCGGCGGCTACATCCGGATGATCGGCATGTTCCCGCCGCGCGCGGGGGAGGACCCGACCAAGGTGCGTGTCTCGTCGACCGGCCGCTTCAGCCAACTCGCCGACGAAGCCCGCAAGGCCTCGCTCCAGGAGATGCGCCCCGGCGACGAGAACCGCGTCTTCTACAAGCTGCCGGTGCACCGCAAGGTCATCATCATGCTCGGCGGCCCGTTCATGAACTTCGTCATCGGCACCGTCCTCCTCACTGTGCTCGTCACGGCCCACGGGATCCTGGCACTGCAGGACGGCGCCCGCGTCGCGAGCGTCGCCCAGTGCGTCAAGACGGCTGAGCAGGCGCAGACCGACCCGAACTGTGCAGGCGCACCCGACACCCCCGCGAACGCAGCCGGCATCCTCCCCGATGACGAGATCCGCACGATCAACGGCGTCGCGGTCAAGACGTCGGCGGACGTGGGTCGCCTGGTGCGGCCGCGGGTCGATCAGCCCACCTCGATCGTCGTCCTGCGCGACGGCGTCGAGCAGACGCTCACCGTCACCCCCATCCTCAACACCCTTCCCGCCTATGACGACGCGGGCCAGCCGATCGTCGACGCGGACGGCAAGCAGAAGGTCGTGGAGACCGGCTACCTCGGCATCTCGTCGGCGGGTGTCCTGGACTACGAGACCCAGCCCATCACAGCGGTTCCCGGCATCATCGGTGAGAACCTCTGGCGCACCGCCGGGGCCATCGTCAAGATCCCGCAGAAGATGGTCGGCGTCTGGAACGCCGCCTTCTCCGGCCAGGAACGCGACGTCGAGAGCCCGATGTCGGTCGTCGGTGTCGGCCGGGTCGCAGGCGACGTCTCTGCGGGCAAGCTCGACAGCTTTGTGGGGGAGTCGTGGAGCGACAAGGCGTGGTTCCTCGTCATGCTCATCGCCTCACTGAACTTCATGCTCTTCATCTTCAACCTCATCCCGTTGCTCCCACTCGACGGCGGTCACGTCGCGGGCGCGCTCTGGGAGGGCGTCAAGAAGAGTTGGGCGAAGCTGCGCGGAAATCCCGATCCGGGTCACGTCGACGTCGCCAAAGCACTGCCAGTCGCGTATGCCGTGTCGCTGGGTCTGTTGGTCATGTCGGCTCTGCTGATCTATGCGGACCTGGTCAACCCGATCAACCTCGGCGGCTGA
- the dxr gene encoding 1-deoxy-D-xylulose-5-phosphate reductoisomerase, translated as MTARTVSLLGSTGSIGTQALDVIGRNPDRFTVVAISAGSNIDLIARQAVDFDVPLVAVASGSPEDVRSAIGAYAASLGRGSHALRGPAYAPEIVVGEGAAEAAAAIGADVVLNGITGSIGLRPTLAALAAGSTLALANKESLIIGGDLVRSAAKPDQIVPVDSEHSAIAQSLRGGRAEEVRRLVVTASGGPFRGRTRDELKDVTPEQALAHPNFSMGRVITTNSATLVNKGLEVIEAHLLFDIPYDRIAVVVHPQQQIHSMVEFCDGSTIAQMGPPRMLVPIALGLSWPERLDDVDEPCDWTRVQSWDFAPLDDEAFPAVRLARRVGEAGETFPAVYNAANEIAVDAFHEGRIGFVDIVDSVERVVDAHASAHTGSDFDASSVEGVLGADAWARGQARCELGL; from the coding sequence GTGACAGCTCGCACCGTCTCCCTCCTCGGCTCGACCGGCTCGATCGGCACCCAGGCCCTCGACGTCATCGGCCGCAACCCCGACCGCTTCACCGTCGTCGCCATCTCCGCCGGCAGCAACATCGACCTCATCGCCCGCCAGGCGGTCGACTTCGACGTGCCCCTCGTCGCCGTCGCGTCCGGCTCGCCTGAGGACGTTCGCTCCGCGATCGGTGCGTATGCCGCGAGCCTGGGGCGCGGGTCCCACGCTCTGCGTGGGCCGGCATACGCACCAGAGATCGTGGTCGGCGAAGGCGCAGCCGAAGCAGCCGCAGCGATCGGTGCCGACGTCGTGCTCAACGGCATCACCGGCTCCATCGGGCTGCGACCCACGCTCGCCGCGCTCGCGGCAGGTTCGACCCTGGCACTGGCCAACAAGGAGTCGCTCATCATCGGCGGCGACCTCGTGCGGAGTGCGGCCAAGCCCGACCAGATCGTGCCCGTCGACAGTGAGCACAGCGCCATCGCCCAGTCGCTGCGAGGAGGGCGCGCCGAAGAGGTTCGCCGGCTCGTCGTCACCGCGAGCGGCGGACCGTTTCGGGGGAGGACGAGGGACGAGCTCAAGGACGTCACTCCCGAGCAGGCGCTCGCGCACCCGAACTTCTCGATGGGGCGGGTCATCACGACGAACTCCGCGACCCTCGTGAACAAGGGGCTCGAGGTCATCGAGGCGCACCTGCTCTTTGACATCCCCTACGACCGCATCGCCGTCGTCGTCCACCCGCAGCAGCAGATCCACTCGATGGTGGAGTTTTGCGACGGGTCGACGATCGCCCAGATGGGGCCGCCGCGGATGCTCGTGCCGATCGCGCTGGGGCTGTCCTGGCCGGAGCGGCTCGACGACGTCGATGAGCCCTGCGACTGGACCAGGGTGCAGTCCTGGGACTTCGCGCCCCTGGATGACGAGGCGTTCCCCGCGGTGCGGCTGGCCCGCCGCGTCGGTGAAGCGGGCGAGACGTTCCCTGCGGTCTACAACGCGGCCAACGAGATCGCCGTCGACGCGTTCCATGAGGGCCGCATCGGGTTTGTCGACATCGTGGACTCGGTGGAGCGGGTCGTGGATGCCCACGCGAGCGCGCATACTGGGAGTGATTTCGACGCGTCGTCCGTTGAGGGAGTGCTCGGGGCCGACGCATGGGCCCGGGGGCAGGCTCGCTGCGAACTTGGCCTCTGA
- a CDS encoding acyl-CoA thioesterase: MTTPSETNVQLSEIMRATEANLLGTVHGGNLMKAVDSTAGVVANRYAGGPAVTAALDEMSFLTPVRVGDILHTSAQLNWAGRSSMEIGVRVEVDRWDSITDRVHVASAYLVFVAVDADGKPKHVPTLELETPEERRRFREAEIRREHRLAMRAAIAASRESEENA; this comes from the coding sequence GTGACGACACCCAGCGAGACCAACGTCCAGCTGTCCGAGATCATGCGCGCCACCGAGGCCAACCTGCTCGGCACCGTCCACGGCGGCAACCTCATGAAGGCCGTCGACAGCACTGCCGGGGTCGTCGCCAACCGCTACGCCGGTGGACCCGCCGTCACGGCTGCCCTGGACGAGATGAGCTTCCTGACACCTGTCCGGGTCGGCGACATCCTCCACACGAGCGCGCAGCTCAACTGGGCCGGCCGCTCCTCCATGGAGATCGGCGTCCGGGTCGAGGTCGACCGCTGGGACTCGATCACCGACCGCGTCCACGTCGCCAGCGCCTACCTCGTGTTCGTCGCCGTTGACGCCGATGGCAAGCCAAAACACGTCCCGACTCTCGAACTCGAGACGCCCGAAGAGCGCCGTCGCTTCCGGGAGGCAGAGATCCGCCGCGAGCACCGCCTCGCCATGCGCGCCGCCATCGCCGCGTCGCGCGAGAGCGAGGAGAACGCGTGA
- a CDS encoding TIGR03086 family metal-binding protein, with translation MANPPDLRPAVQRLCELVRHVQDSQLDHPTPCEGRTVSQLLGHVSGLTMAFRAAADKELGPLTDTSPDDNGWPEASSRWRDEILERTNLLADAWKQPEAWTGMTRAGGFDLPAEVIGLVALGEITFHAWDLALATEQRLDVDDDTVEALKGYAEGFDPAGTPGMFLAAVDASYTLTDFERVLARTGRNPRWQARKKG, from the coding sequence ATGGCCAACCCACCGGATCTGCGTCCTGCCGTCCAGCGGCTCTGCGAGCTCGTGCGCCACGTCCAGGACTCGCAGCTCGACCACCCGACACCGTGCGAGGGGCGCACGGTGTCGCAGCTTCTCGGCCACGTCAGCGGGCTCACCATGGCGTTCCGCGCGGCCGCCGACAAAGAGCTCGGCCCGCTCACTGACACCAGCCCCGACGACAACGGCTGGCCGGAGGCCTCATCGCGATGGCGCGACGAGATCCTCGAACGGACCAACCTTCTCGCCGACGCGTGGAAGCAGCCTGAGGCCTGGACGGGGATGACGAGGGCCGGTGGCTTCGACCTCCCGGCCGAGGTGATAGGCCTCGTGGCCCTCGGTGAGATCACCTTCCACGCCTGGGACCTCGCGCTCGCGACCGAGCAGCGCCTGGACGTCGACGACGACACGGTCGAGGCGCTCAAGGGCTACGCCGAAGGGTTCGACCCGGCCGGCACGCCGGGCATGTTCCTCGCCGCAGTGGATGCGTCTTACACCCTGACGGACTTCGAACGCGTCCTCGCCCGCACCGGCCGCAACCCACGGTGGCAGGCGCGCAAGAAGGGCTGA
- a CDS encoding barstar family protein, with product MRVLNDRVDLDGLIADAVEEGRQVQVVRGAATKQATLEAFSQELNFPEWFGMNLDALADCLDTLARESDGNWEIVWDDAAALRRLDPGAATGIESVLADLDETHATVHVTIIDR from the coding sequence ATGCGTGTTCTCAATGATCGTGTCGATCTCGACGGCCTGATCGCCGATGCCGTCGAAGAGGGTCGTCAGGTGCAGGTCGTCCGTGGCGCCGCGACCAAGCAGGCGACCCTTGAGGCCTTCTCACAGGAGCTGAACTTCCCGGAGTGGTTCGGGATGAACCTCGATGCGCTCGCCGACTGCCTCGACACATTGGCCCGCGAGAGCGACGGGAACTGGGAGATCGTCTGGGACGACGCGGCCGCTCTGAGGCGCTTGGACCCGGGCGCTGCCACGGGGATCGAGTCCGTGTTGGCCGATCTCGACGAGACCCACGCGACAGTCCACGTCACGATCATCGACCGCTGA
- a CDS encoding ribonuclease domain-containing protein, which translates to MAHVSKPVTGVRSSLSWLAPLLVAVLVAGLWWVATRDDTLSPGDSPGAQATATAGPSGTAYPSNENTPDSGLDTIAESKLPKEARAVLVLIRAGGPYKYDQDDKTFQNREGILPSQERDYYREYTVETPGSDDRGARRIIGGRDGDRYWTTDHYDSFRQIQEGQ; encoded by the coding sequence ATGGCGCATGTGTCGAAACCCGTGACCGGAGTGCGTTCCTCCCTCAGCTGGTTGGCCCCGCTGCTCGTCGCCGTCCTTGTCGCCGGCCTGTGGTGGGTGGCGACCCGTGACGACACGTTGAGCCCCGGGGACTCGCCCGGCGCTCAGGCCACGGCAACAGCGGGACCCAGCGGGACGGCATACCCGTCGAACGAGAACACGCCCGACTCGGGACTGGACACGATCGCGGAGTCGAAGCTGCCCAAGGAGGCCAGGGCGGTGCTCGTGCTCATCCGTGCTGGTGGGCCCTACAAGTACGACCAGGACGACAAGACCTTCCAGAACCGGGAGGGAATTCTGCCGAGTCAGGAGCGGGACTACTACCGCGAATACACCGTTGAGACACCGGGATCGGACGATCGTGGGGCCCGCCGGATCATCGGCGGGCGTGACGGTGACAGGTACTGGACGACCGACCACTACGACAGCTTCCGGCAGATCCAAGAGGGGCAGTGA